The following nucleotide sequence is from Drosophila kikkawai strain 14028-0561.14 chromosome 2L, DkikHiC1v2, whole genome shotgun sequence.
CTTTCCAATTACCTTCCCTTCACTAACAACCCTTTAATTTTATCTTTTTGCAGCCTCTGCAATCTgtcacagcagcaacagcagcagcaacaaccccaacaacagcagcaacagtcgcagcagcagcacacgcagcagcagcaacagcagggaACTCATCCCAGCACCGTGTTGGCCAGCAATGGACCTAGTAGCGCCGGTGCCAGCATGGGCGTCGGTGTGGGAGTgggtgtgggcgtggccgggCAGTGCAGTCCACTGGGACTGCCGCCACAGAGCCAGCCGCTGCAGCCCACAATTGGATCGCTGGCCTCGCTGAGCGGACACTATTCGAACGGGAACGCCAATCCCAATGTGAATCCGAGCAGCTGCAGCCTGGCAGCAGCCTCCAGTTTCTCGCAGTCCGTGAGCAGCAGCTTCTCCACATATCAGCAGGCGGGTGGCGGCACAGGCGGAGTGTCTGGCGAGgatgtgggcgtgggcgtAGGCGGGGCCAATGTGATGTCGCACTGGTCGCATGACGGAACTGCCTCGAGTGCGGCCGTTAAATCAGAGTCACGCAGTCCGGGCCAAGTGCATCCTGTCCTCGACAATGGCTCGGTGACCAGTGTCAGTGGCTCCAATCTCTATGGCTGCAGTTCGGCCAGCTCCAATCCCCTGGACGGCGGCGCAGCAACGGTCAACTCCTCcgcggtggcggcggctgcAGCGGCTGTGTATGATGGCAAGCACGACTATTACTACTACAACAGCATGCAGCAGTACACGCCGCCACCCTTCTACTCCGGCTATGGAGCTCCATATGCAGCGGCGACGGCAGCCAGGCAGGCCAAGATGGAGCCTGGGgctgcggcagcggcagcctaCCTGACGCCCAGCTACGCTtccagcggcaacaacaactcgCAGCTGTACAGCAGTCCCTACGCAGGCTACAACAACTTCGGGCAGCAGGACTACAGCGGGTACTACAACGAGCAGTACGGCAACTATTACAGTCCGGCCAACTACTCGCCGTACGCGGTGAGCTCGCCCAGCTCGAGCGCCAGCCATGGTCACGGATTCCATGTGGCGGCCTCCTCGAACCTCTCCGAGAGTCCCACGGATACGCACTCGACAACGCCGGTGCACCAGACAACGCACTCGCCGCACTCCCCGCTCCCGATCTCACCCAGCGCCAGCTCCGGCATTGGACCACTGGGCTCTGCTgcagctgcggctgctgcggctACCTTGAActccagcggcggcagcagcgtgGGCACGGCAGGATCAGGCGGGGGCGTGGCGGCCAGCAAGACCACGCCCACCGGCAAGACGGGGCGGGCGCGTGGTAGGCGCCACCAGCAGCCAAGTCCCACCAGAAGCACCGCCTCGGATACCGGAAACAGCGAGGCAGTGAAACCGCCGGAGAGGGTGTTTGTGTGGGACCTGGACGAGACCCTGATCATCTTTCACACGCTGCTCTCGGGCAGCTATGCCAACCGCTACACCAAAGACCACAGCTCCCTGATGACCATCGCCTTCCGCATGGAGGAAATGGTCTTCAACATGGCCGACACTCACTTCTTCTTTAACGAGATCGAGGAGTGCGACCAGGTGCACATCGACGACGTCAGCTCCGACGACAACGGGCAGGACCTGAGCGCCTACAACTTTGCCACCGATGGCTTTCACACGGGCACTCCGCCCGGCGCCCCGCCCAATCTCTGCCTGCCCACCGGCGTCCGGGGTGGCGTCGACTGGATGCGCAAGCTGGCCTTCCGTTATCGCAAGATCAAGGACATCTACAACAGCTACCGGGGAAAGTGAGTACATTTAACACAAGAATTCCGTCAGTACCTAACTAACTTGTCTTTGCACCTTCCAGCGTTGGCACTTTGCTGGGACCCGGAAAACGCGAGGCCTGGCTGCAGATCCGCTCGGAGATCGAGGTGGCCACCGACAACTGGGCCACGCTGGCGCTCAAGTGTCTGAGCATGATTGCCCAGCGCGAGAACTGTGTCAATGTGCTGGTCACCTCAACGCAGCTGGCCCCGGCGCTGGCCAAGGTCCTGCTCTTCGGCCTGGGCAGCATCTTCAATATCGAGAACATTTACAGTGCGCACAAGATCGGTGAGTGGACACGACGAATGGCAATCGATGGATCTGAGATGTAACCCccgtttttttcttattttttctgcAGGCCAGGAGACCTGCTACGAACGGATCGTGACTCGCTTCGGGCGCAAAAGCACCTACGTGGTGATCGGCGATGGGGCCGAGGAGGAGTCCGCCGCCAAGGCCATGAACTTCCCCTTCTGGCGCATCTCCGCCCACAGCGACATTCGCGCCCTGTACACCGCCCTTGACATGGGCTTCTTATGAAAGGCCAAATTGTAAGGCTTGCGGTTTTGAGTACAAACAGCAGaggatttaattaatttatttaatgtgtgtgtgagtgtgtctgtgtgtatgtgtgtgtgcgtgtgagacaacaaaaacaaatggtAACTGTAAACCAGcgcaaaataatttaattattttgtttaaaccaCTTATACTTTAATGCCAAGactttttgtattatatagttttaaaacACCTAATCAACGATCGTATCAATTCTCGCACGAAATTGTTTCAAgtgtataattaataaattaatgaattaacgatatatatatacgtatttAGCACCTTAGAGTAGCAAACAATAACAGACCGACCCGGATCCTGGCAAAGGAGCGGCGAGCAGCGGGGCAGAGAGGCGGCGAGATCGATCGGagcaaacacaacaaaaattagtttaaagttttaagtttAAAGCAGACGCATAACTATAATGATTATAAATAATTCGACAAAGCCGTagtattcaaattttaaataactatTATATAGCTGCATAtattaaactatatttaaaatataaaaccgaGTAATAAAAGAGCAAAACCAACAACGACGCACTCTATTAAAGCATAACCAAGCGAGTTTGATTTTTTAACCTTGGCAGGGAATATCTTATggctttttataattttttttaatattttaaatattttctcttcaCAGAACTGCTGAAATTTAACCTCTGAAAGAAGAAAAGagacaaaaattatatttatttttggctttttaaaCTACGTTTTATTTTTCCAGTGTAAAGTAAGCAGATCCTAGTTGGAGTTGTTTGTGACCTGACTAAATACACGCGTAACGTGTAAAATGTcatttttagccattttcaCAACCTTCTTTGCTACATACCACATGAGCGACCAGCGATGCCAGACTTTTCGTTCATGAGGGTTTCAGCGCGTTAGAATCCCCAGAATCCTTTTATCCTCTTATTGGACAACGACAAATGTCAAATTGGAAAACGGATCTCATGAATttgaaatacttttaaatgcaaaatctCACTAGTacctaaaatttaattaaattagaaattatatGTAAGCTCCACAATAAGTACAATATAAACGCTTCATTATTCATTGTTTATTCAGTTGTTATCTTGCTTAATAAGtgtaatttatgcaaatattgctggattctttattttattaaataatccgATTACTCGTTTAACATCGCGTTGCCAAAATTTGATCAATTTACTGGGCTTCGTTTtggaaaaagaaaacgaatTCAACACAGTTGTGTAATATAAGGACATAAAGTATAGtacaatttaattacaattacaactAAATAACCATACAAATAAGTTATGCCTAAGGAAACTTATGCTTAGGAGTTGAGTGCCCATTGCTCTTCTCGTCCACTTTtatagatatacatatataatttgcTTAGGAAATTCGTGTCTAAATTGATTCTAGCGTGATTAAATTGTTCTCCTTTCCACTTGATAAATATTGCACAATTTGTGGTATGCCAAACACGGTTGTATAATTATTGCATCTCTAGTAGTTTCGAACTCTTTCAATTTTTGACTCTGACTCTGATACGTTTTGGTTGTGTGTTAGATGCTAAATCACTGGATTTCTATGCACTTGCTGGTTAAGCTGAATTACAAAAGTTTCCGCCTAAATAATTTACATCAAAAAGCCAACTAAACAATCCACAATATGCAGCCCTATATAGACTAAACTTTCAGTTATTGGTTGCTTAAGATCTAGGCCTAAATGTAAATCTGATATTCGACTGGTTTTCGTACCGTTTTACGCTCTACACAAAATTCGCCAATTACTAAACTTATGCATTTCATATTGTATATtcagtttatatatattaataactaTTGCTCAGTTAAGTGTGTTTGCGTGTTCAGCAAAAATGTGCCAGCTATGAATTGAGTTTCCACAGTGCATCCGTTTCCCCTCCTCTGGCCACTCATTGCGCCCGCCTCCATCGAATCACCACCTTCCTCTGCTCCATTTCTCTATCTTTTTGCTCGCTCAACACGACGAT
It contains:
- the eya gene encoding developmental protein eyes absent isoform X1, which translates into the protein MVTLMPYNYAAPRCGLIDKMIEPKVKRPKTEHTDTHERNRLCNLSQQQQQQQQPQQQQQQSQQQHTQQQQQQGTHPSTVLASNGPSSAGASMGVGVGVGVGVAGQCSPLGLPPQSQPLQPTIGSLASLSGHYSNGNANPNVNPSSCSLAAASSFSQSVSSSFSTYQQAGGGTGGVSGEDVGVGVGGANVMSHWSHDGTASSAAVKSESRSPGQVHPVLDNGSVTSVSGSNLYGCSSASSNPLDGGAATVNSSAVAAAAAAVYDGKHDYYYYNSMQQYTPPPFYSGYGAPYAAATAARQAKMEPGAAAAAAYLTPSYASSGNNNSQLYSSPYAGYNNFGQQDYSGYYNEQYGNYYSPANYSPYAVSSPSSSASHGHGFHVAASSNLSESPTDTHSTTPVHQTTHSPHSPLPISPSASSGIGPLGSAAAAAAAATLNSSGGSSVGTAGSGGGVAASKTTPTGKTGRARGRRHQQPSPTRSTASDTGNSEAVKPPERVFVWDLDETLIIFHTLLSGSYANRYTKDHSSLMTIAFRMEEMVFNMADTHFFFNEIEECDQVHIDDVSSDDNGQDLSAYNFATDGFHTGTPPGAPPNLCLPTGVRGGVDWMRKLAFRYRKIKDIYNSYRGNVGTLLGPGKREAWLQIRSEIEVATDNWATLALKCLSMIAQRENCVNVLVTSTQLAPALAKVLLFGLGSIFNIENIYSAHKIGQETCYERIVTRFGRKSTYVVIGDGAEEESAAKAMNFPFWRISAHSDIRALYTALDMGFL
- the eya gene encoding developmental protein eyes absent isoform X2; protein product: MLYNVPCYQNFSTLDYYKVKRPKTEHTDTHERNRLCNLSQQQQQQQQPQQQQQQSQQQHTQQQQQQGTHPSTVLASNGPSSAGASMGVGVGVGVGVAGQCSPLGLPPQSQPLQPTIGSLASLSGHYSNGNANPNVNPSSCSLAAASSFSQSVSSSFSTYQQAGGGTGGVSGEDVGVGVGGANVMSHWSHDGTASSAAVKSESRSPGQVHPVLDNGSVTSVSGSNLYGCSSASSNPLDGGAATVNSSAVAAAAAAVYDGKHDYYYYNSMQQYTPPPFYSGYGAPYAAATAARQAKMEPGAAAAAAYLTPSYASSGNNNSQLYSSPYAGYNNFGQQDYSGYYNEQYGNYYSPANYSPYAVSSPSSSASHGHGFHVAASSNLSESPTDTHSTTPVHQTTHSPHSPLPISPSASSGIGPLGSAAAAAAAATLNSSGGSSVGTAGSGGGVAASKTTPTGKTGRARGRRHQQPSPTRSTASDTGNSEAVKPPERVFVWDLDETLIIFHTLLSGSYANRYTKDHSSLMTIAFRMEEMVFNMADTHFFFNEIEECDQVHIDDVSSDDNGQDLSAYNFATDGFHTGTPPGAPPNLCLPTGVRGGVDWMRKLAFRYRKIKDIYNSYRGNVGTLLGPGKREAWLQIRSEIEVATDNWATLALKCLSMIAQRENCVNVLVTSTQLAPALAKVLLFGLGSIFNIENIYSAHKIGQETCYERIVTRFGRKSTYVVIGDGAEEESAAKAMNFPFWRISAHSDIRALYTALDMGFL